From Pempheris klunzingeri isolate RE-2024b chromosome 16, fPemKlu1.hap1, whole genome shotgun sequence, a single genomic window includes:
- the galr1a gene encoding galanin receptor type 1 yields MEPQVENQSQHFNTSTVVLPARHILGMGVDNFISLLIFALIFILGVLGNTMVITVLARSKPGQPRSTTNIFILNLSVADLSYLLFCVPFQSTIYMLPTWVLGAFICKFIHYFFTVSMLVSIFTLSAMSVDRYVAIVHARKSSSIRVGSHAMLGVVLIWILSLVMAAPVAHYQSIVEREDNNTFCWEVWPDHQRKVYVMCTFVFGYLLPLTLISVCYAKVLNHLHKKLRNVSKKSELSKKKTAQTVLVVVVVFCLSWLPHHIVHLWVEFGSFPLNQASFVFRMVAHCLAYSNSSVNPIIYAFLSENFRNSYKQVFWCRLPSKCPVNDTRDLRSRAETAPSTNVSVTYKGHDSQISKML; encoded by the exons ATGGAGCCACAGGTGGAGAACCAGAGTCAGCATTTCAACACCAGCACCGTGGTGCTGCCAGCTAGACACATACTGGGGATGGGTGTAGATAACTTTATTTCTCTCCTGATTTTTGCACTTATCTTCATCCTCGGCGTGCTTGGGAACACCATGGTGATCACGGTGCTGGCGCGCAGCAAACCGGGACAACCGAGGAGCACCACCAACATCTTCATCCTCAACCTGAGCGTGGCGGACCTGTCCTACCTCCTCTTCTGCGTCCCCTTCCAGTCCACCATCTACATGCTGCCCACATGGGTGCTGGGAGCTTTCATCTGCAAGTTCATCCACTATTTCTTCACCGTGTCCATGCTGGTCAGTATCTTCACCCTGTCTGCCATGTCCGTGGACCGTTACGTGGCCATCGTCCACGCCAGGAAGTCCTCGTCGATCCGGGTGGGGAGTCACGCCATGCTCGGCGTGGTGCTGATCTGGATCCTGTCTCTGGTCATGGCAGCTCCCGTGGCGCACTACCAGAGCATCGTGGAGAGGGAGGACAACAACACCTTCTGCTGGGAGGTCTGGCCGGATCACCAGAGGAAAGTCTACGTGATGTGCACCTTTGTTTTCGGATACCTGCTGCCCCTCACTCTCATCTCCGTCTGCTATGCAAAG GTTTTAAACCATCTACACAAAAAACTGAGGAACGTCTCCAAAAAATCAGAGCTCTCCAAAAAGAAG aCAGCCCAGACGgtcctggtggtggtggtcgtcTTCTGTCTGTCTTGGTTGCCTCACCACATCGTCCACCTGTGGGTGGAGTTTGGCTCTTTCCCCCTGAACCAGGCCTCCTTCGTCTTCAGGATGGTGGCTCACTGCTTGGCCTACAGCAACTCCTCCGTCAACCCCATCATCTACGCCTTCCTGTCGGAGAACTTCAGGAATTCCTACAAGCAGGTGTTCTGGTGCCGGTTGCCCAGCAAGTGTCCCGTGAACGACACCAGAGACCTCCGCAGCCGAGCGGAGACGGCGCCGTCCACTAACGTCAGTGTGACTTACAAAGGTCATGACTCTCAGATCAGTAAAATGCTTTGA